The sequence CTCTCCATCGCGGGCGAACGGCGCCGGCAGCCCCAGCGCCTCACACAGCAGGGTCTCCGCGCGCCGCGTCCGGTACGAGACCGTCGACACCGGCACGCCCAGCACCGCGGCGGCGTCGGCCAGACTCAGGTGTTCGACCGCGCGCGCGGTGAAAGCCTCGCGCAGCTTGTCGGGCAGCCCACCGAGCGCGGCGTAGAAGCGCCGCAGGTGTTCGTCGCTCTCGAGCCCTTCCTCGGGGGTCGGCGGCGGCTCTCGCTCGACCACCGTCGCGGCGTGCTCGCGCGCGGCACGTCGACGGCGAGCGTCCCACCAGTTGCGTACCTTGTTGGTCGCGATGGTGTACAGCCAGGTGTCGAGCTGCGCATCGCTGCGAAAGCTCCCCAGGGCGGTGAACGCCGAGATGAAGACCTCCTGCACCAAGTCGTCGACGCAGGTCGCGTCGCCGGTCATGCGCAGGATCTGGCGAGCCACCCGGCCGCGGTGCTGCTCGAAGATCTCCGCCTGCGCAGCCGCGTCCCCCCGCTGCGCGGCGGCGATGACGAGGTCCGCGGGTAGCTGGTGCGTGCGCCCCACCGCGATGAGCATGGTAGCCGACAAGGGAGACTCGAAGCGGTTGGACCGCACGGCGGGCCGCAGATCCAACTCGCGGCGAGCGAACCCGACACATCCGTGACTCGCGGTCACGTGCGGCTTCGTGGGGGCGCAGGCGTCCATGCGGCCGAACGTCGTCCGCGTGGTGCCTTCGACGCCCTGCGCTCCGGTGGCAGCTGCAGGCCGATCTCGACGCCGAGCACGAAGCGCGCGCGTCCGAACCGCAGCGCGTCGTCGGCACCCAGCAGGCGAACCGGTGGTGTCGCGAGCTCGAGGCCCGCACGCAGGCCCAGCCACACCCCGTGCGTCCGCAGCTGGGCCAGCGCTGCGAGCTCGGTGGTGGCGGTGACACCCCGCGCACGCCCGCGGTCGCGCACGAACAACCACTGCAGCTGCGGCAGCACCTGCCCCCCGATCCACCACGGGCCCACGCTTCCGCCGAACGCGGCCCCACCACCGACGCGCACGCCATCGACCGCGAGCCGGTCGCGTCGTGAATGCACCGATGCCCAGCTGCCCACGACCTGGACGTAGCGCCAGCGCGCGCCGCCGCGCAGGGTCGCGCCGCCGTCGACATCGGCGGGCCGCCCAGCACCGAGCCGTGCGCCGACCGCCAACCAACCGATCGGATCGCGCACGGCGGTCTGCAGGCTCGCCGTCGGCGGGGCGGTGTCGATCGGGGCCTGCTGCTCGATCACCAGCGCCAGCGCGGCGGCGAGCTCTCGGCTGCGTTCCTCGGTGGTGGCCGACGCGAGCACGAAGCTGCGCTGGACCTCGCGCCCGCCGCGATGACGCAGGGTCGCGCGCACCTCGGACGGCGCGCTGCCATCGTCGACGTCGATGCTCCACGCATCGGCGCTGGCGCCCGCACGCACCGTCAGCGCGCGACGCGTGGCTTCGTCATCGACCACGTCGCTGCGCACGCGCACGTCACCGAGCCAGAGCACGAGCGCGAGCACGAGCGACACCGCGGCTGGTTTGCCACGCGCTCACGGCCGCGCGCAATGGTGCGACGCGCGAGCGGGAGAGCGCCGCGCACGGGCCCGCCCGTCGCTCCTGGGCGACGGACGAGCGGGGCCGCGCGGTGGTCTTGCATCAACCGGGCGGCGGCGGGTAGCAGCAGCCGAGATAGCAGAAGAAGTCGGTCGGGCAGTCGGCGGTGGCCTCGCAGGTATCGCCGCCGGGACACGTGTTCTCACCGCAGCCGGGCGGTGGCTCGGTCTCGCCGAAGCACACCTGGCATTCCTCCGGCAAGCAGGGCACGCCGCAGTCGTCGATCTGCGAGGTGCACGGCTGACACGCGTCGAGGTTGTCGAGCGAGCAGTCGGGGCCCGAGTTGAGGAAGATGTGCACCGGACCATCCGGGGTCTGGACCTCGCAGCAACCGAAGCAGTCGCAGCCGGGCGGCACGTACTGCTCGCAGAACATCACGCACGTTGGATCTTGGTTGGGCGGGATGTTGTTGCAGTTGTTGCCGCCGGTGTACTCGCAGCCGACGTTGGCGCCGGGGTTCTCGGCATCGCAGCGCAGATCCCAGATGCAGCCGTCGTCGCCCTGGCCGCTGTTGCCGTCGAAGAAGCAGTCCTGCTTGCAGTCCATGTTGTCGCCCGGCAGGCCGGTCTGGAACGAGCTCTCGTCGTCGTCGCAGGGGCCGGTGCACTCGGGGTCCGTGAGGTCGATGAAGCCGTCGCCGTCGTTGTCCTCGCCGTCGCCGCAGGCGTAAATGGCCCCGCCGCAGTCGACGGGATTGCCGGGATCGTTGCCGGTGGTGGAGTCGGAGCCCGAGCCGCCGAGCGTGGGATCCGTGCTCGATGCGGTGTCGGTGCCGTCGGTGGTATCGCTGCCGCTGTCGGCCGTCGACGCGCTGGTCGACGCGCTCGCGCTCGAGGCCGTCGTGTTCGACGCGCTGGTCGAGCCCACGGTGATGCCACCCGAGCTCGTGCCCGAGTCACCCGACTCCTCGACGCCGGATCGTGGACAGCCCGCCAGGGCGGCGAGCACCCACACGGAGACGACGGGAACGGCCGCAGCGCGAGTGATCGACATCGCAGGGGTGGACCGTCCCGACCGCGACCGTTCCAGCACGTGGATGAAAAAAACTGCGGCCCGGCGGACGCATTCGGGCCGGGGTGGAGCGCCCGCCGCAGGCGTTCCCCGGGATTGGAACGCGCCGCGGGCGTGCGGTCTATGACGCCGATGACCACGACGCACGCAGTCCCGCAGTGTCCGCCGAACCTCGTGGCGACGAGTGCACCACGCCTCGGCCGGGCTGCGGTCGCGATGTGCCTCGCGCTCGCATCCGCGTGCAAGGACAAGGAGATCGACGCGGGCGATGACGACGAGCCCGGCGCGAACGAGCCGTGCGAGCCGGCCGCGAGCGGCGATCCGTCG is a genomic window of Deltaproteobacteria bacterium containing:
- a CDS encoding RNA polymerase sigma factor, which encodes MGRTHQLPADLVIAAAQRGDAAAQAEIFEQHRGRVARQILRMTGDATCVDDLVQEVFISAFTALGSFRSDAQLDTWLYTIATNKVRNWWDARRRRAAREHAATVVEREPPPTPEEGLESDEHLRRFYAALGGLPDKLREAFTARAVEHLSLADAAAVLGVPVSTVSYRTRRAETLLCEALGLPAPFARDGEREP